The following are from one region of the Streptomyces changanensis genome:
- a CDS encoding LCP family protein, whose translation MTHTGPAERSGPLTHTGPSASERRAGRPGRRRRVWRVAGAGCAVVLLGAAAAGWWAYRSLDGALTGVDIGRALGDDRPRKAPGALGATNLLVLGSDSRAGDNAALDGGDLGGARSDTALVVHVSADRGDAVAVSIPRDTLVDRPACTRPGGGESGPASRVMFNSVYTTGGPACVVKTVEKMSGVRIDHLMEIDFAGFKEVVDELGGVTVEVREPIRDTKGGFTLEPGTHRLDGTESLRFVRTRHGYRDGSDLGRIGLQQQFLTSLLREVQRQDLLGSPTKSFRIARSLTGSLTTDSELASLPALVEFGRSMRGIDPASMDTVMLPVAYDRADPNRVVPAQPQADEVWRALREGAPVPASARRSPASAG comes from the coding sequence GTGACGCACACCGGCCCGGCGGAACGCTCCGGCCCCCTGACGCACACCGGCCCCTCGGCGTCGGAGCGGCGGGCCGGGCGGCCCGGCCGGCGCCGGCGCGTGTGGCGCGTCGCGGGCGCCGGGTGCGCGGTCGTCCTGCTCGGCGCGGCCGCGGCCGGCTGGTGGGCGTACCGGAGCCTCGACGGCGCCCTCACGGGCGTGGACATCGGCCGCGCCCTGGGCGACGACCGGCCGCGGAAGGCGCCCGGCGCGCTCGGCGCGACGAACCTGCTGGTGCTCGGCTCGGACTCGCGGGCCGGTGACAACGCCGCACTCGACGGCGGCGACTTGGGCGGCGCCCGCTCCGACACGGCGCTGGTGGTGCACGTGTCGGCGGACCGTGGGGACGCGGTCGCGGTGAGCATCCCCCGCGACACCCTGGTGGACCGCCCCGCCTGCACCCGCCCGGGCGGCGGCGAGAGCGGGCCGGCGTCCCGCGTCATGTTCAACTCCGTCTACACGACGGGCGGCCCCGCCTGCGTGGTGAAGACCGTCGAGAAGATGTCCGGCGTCCGCATCGACCACCTCATGGAGATCGACTTCGCGGGCTTCAAGGAGGTCGTCGACGAGCTGGGCGGGGTGACCGTGGAGGTCCGCGAACCGATCCGCGACACCAAGGGCGGCTTCACCCTGGAGCCCGGCACGCACCGGCTGGACGGCACCGAGTCGCTGAGGTTCGTCCGCACCCGCCACGGCTACCGCGACGGCAGCGACCTGGGCCGCATAGGACTCCAGCAGCAATTCCTCACCTCCCTGCTGCGCGAGGTGCAGCGGCAGGACCTGCTCGGCAGCCCGACCAAGTCGTTCCGGATCGCCCGGTCGCTGACCGGATCGCTGACGACCGACTCCGAGCTGGCCTCGCTCCCCGCGCTCGTCGAGTTCGGGCGGAGCATGCGCGGCATCGACCCGGCGTCCATGGACACGGTGATGCTGCCCGTCGCCTACGACCGGGCCGACCCCAACCGCGTGGTCCCGGCGCAGCCGCAGGCGGACGAGGTGTGGCGGGCCCTGCGGGAGGGCGCCCCCGTGCCGGCGTCGGCCCGGCGCTCCCCGGCGTCCGCGGGCTGA
- a CDS encoding CDP-alcohol phosphatidyltransferase family protein translates to MVAGTGGTAAVAARMSWGEALGRLGGAQKTAKGVSLYSRFVNRPAGRFLAAGSYVTGLTPNQVTLVSAVFSFAGIAAVAVAPPTWWTGALVWLALAVGFAFDSADGQLARLRGGGSPAGEWLDHVVDCAKTTVLHTAVLVAFHRHPGHFGTGADVLLLVPLVFLTASTVTFFGGLLTEQLKRRVPAPGGPAPAPSTLRAVALLPVDHGVFCLVFLLLGGGPLFLWGYGLLGAAAVLYLPLFLAKWFRELNRPAAPPAPGPRPAPAR, encoded by the coding sequence ATGGTGGCGGGGACGGGCGGTACGGCCGCGGTGGCGGCGCGGATGTCGTGGGGCGAGGCGCTGGGGCGGCTCGGCGGCGCGCAGAAGACGGCGAAGGGGGTGTCCCTGTACTCCCGCTTCGTCAACCGGCCCGCGGGCCGGTTCCTCGCGGCCGGCTCGTACGTCACCGGGCTCACGCCCAACCAGGTCACGCTGGTCAGCGCGGTGTTCAGCTTCGCCGGGATCGCCGCCGTGGCGGTGGCCCCGCCCACGTGGTGGACGGGCGCGCTGGTGTGGCTGGCGCTCGCCGTGGGCTTCGCCTTCGACTCCGCCGACGGCCAGCTCGCGCGGCTGCGCGGCGGTGGCAGCCCGGCGGGCGAGTGGCTCGACCACGTCGTGGACTGCGCGAAGACGACCGTGCTGCACACGGCGGTCCTCGTCGCCTTCCACCGCCACCCCGGCCACTTCGGCACGGGCGCGGACGTCCTGCTGCTGGTGCCGCTCGTCTTCCTCACCGCGTCGACCGTGACGTTCTTCGGCGGGCTCCTCACCGAGCAGCTCAAGCGGCGGGTGCCGGCCCCGGGCGGCCCGGCGCCGGCGCCGTCCACCCTGCGGGCGGTGGCGCTCCTCCCGGTCGACCACGGGGTCTTCTGCCTGGTGTTCCTGCTGCTGGGCGGCGGGCCGCTGTTCCTGTGGGGGTACGGGCTGCTCGGCGCCGCCGCCGTGCTCTACCTGCCGCTCTTCCTCGCGAAGTGGTTCCGCGAGCTCAACCGCCCGGCCGCGCCGCCAGCCCCGGGCCCGCGGCCGGCTCCGGCACGCTGA
- a CDS encoding ATP-binding protein, protein MRRRLISSTLAVVLVVISVFGVSLVIVETRTITSSAQESVELEAMRLAGIVDGRLIGGEPVDPDILSDHGGADRYARIEIPGRPPVEVGTRPGGGVIRGTAVGERGERVIVEESRSSVTREVGRTLLIIGAVALLAVVAAVLLAVRQANRLASPLTDLAETAERLGSGDPRPRHRRYGVPELDRVADVLDASAERIARMLTAERRLAADASHQLRTPLTALSMRLEEISDTDDLETVREEATIALAQVERLTDVVQRLLTNARDPRTGSAVGFDLDEVVKQQIEEWRPAYRSAGRAIVRSGRTGMRAVGTPGAVAQVLAALIENSLMHGGGTVALRTRVTGNQAVVEVTDEGPGVPADLGARIFERTISGRNSTGIGLAVARDLAEADGGRLELVQLKPAVFALFLSRESRRRDDESPRPIR, encoded by the coding sequence GTGCGCCGCCGCCTGATCAGCTCCACGCTCGCCGTGGTCCTGGTCGTCATCTCCGTCTTCGGGGTCTCCCTCGTCATCGTCGAGACCCGCACCATCACCAGCAGCGCCCAGGAGAGCGTCGAGCTGGAGGCGATGCGGCTCGCCGGGATCGTCGACGGCCGCCTCATCGGCGGCGAGCCCGTCGACCCCGACATCCTCTCCGACCACGGCGGCGCCGACCGGTACGCCCGCATCGAGATCCCCGGCCGCCCGCCCGTCGAGGTCGGCACCCGCCCCGGGGGCGGCGTCATCCGCGGCACCGCGGTGGGGGAGCGCGGCGAACGGGTCATCGTGGAGGAGTCCCGCTCGTCCGTGACGCGCGAGGTCGGCCGTACGCTCCTGATCATCGGCGCGGTCGCGCTGCTCGCGGTCGTCGCCGCCGTCCTGCTCGCGGTACGGCAGGCCAACCGGCTGGCGTCGCCCCTCACCGACCTCGCCGAGACCGCCGAGCGGCTCGGCTCGGGAGACCCCCGCCCGCGGCACCGGCGGTACGGGGTGCCCGAGCTGGACCGGGTCGCCGACGTCCTCGACGCCTCCGCCGAGCGCATCGCCCGGATGCTCACCGCCGAGCGCAGGCTCGCCGCCGACGCCTCCCACCAGCTGCGCACCCCGCTGACCGCGCTGTCGATGCGGCTGGAGGAGATCTCCGACACCGACGACCTGGAGACGGTCCGCGAGGAGGCGACGATCGCCCTCGCCCAGGTGGAGCGGCTCACCGACGTCGTCCAGCGCCTCCTCACCAACGCGCGCGACCCGCGCACGGGCTCCGCGGTCGGCTTCGACCTCGACGAGGTGGTCAAGCAGCAGATCGAGGAGTGGCGGCCCGCCTACCGCAGCGCCGGCCGGGCGATCGTCCGCTCCGGCCGCACCGGCATGCGCGCCGTCGGCACCCCCGGCGCCGTCGCCCAGGTACTGGCCGCGCTGATCGAGAACTCGCTCATGCACGGCGGCGGCACGGTCGCCCTGCGCACCCGCGTCACCGGCAACCAGGCCGTCGTCGAGGTCACCGACGAGGGCCCCGGGGTCCCCGCGGACCTCGGCGCGCGGATCTTCGAGCGGACCATCAGCGGCCGCAACTCCACCGGCATCGGCCTGGCCGTCGCCCGCGATCTCGCCGAGGCGGACGGCGGGCGGCTGGAGCTCGTACAGCTCAAGCCCGCCGTGTTCGCCCTGTTCCTGAGCCGCGAGTCGCGGCGCCGCGACGACGAGAGCCCACGCCCGATCCGCTAG
- a CDS encoding peptide MFS transporter codes for MASSLTKDSASSPVTEKTFLGHPRGLANLFMTEMWERYSYYGMRALLVLYLSAEVAEGGLGFEDATAIAIYSVYNAMVYLLALPGGWFGDRVWGARKTVAVSGTIIMVGHFLLALPTTVSFFVGLAFIAAGSGLLKANISTMVGHLYRDKNDPRRDGGFTIFYMGINVGAFAAPLTIGWVGQEVNWHYGFALAGVGMAVGLAFYFLGFRNLAPESNQVPAPLSETERAGLIKRAVIWLAVAAVAYGLVGLSGSFTIDWVLWPLTILGLALPTYYLVRVRRDSDLEPVERTRMSAYVWFFVAAAAFWAIYDQTGSTLTLFAKDNTEGSLFGFDFPSSWFQSLNPLYVMALAPVFAWLWVALSRRGKEPSTLSKFATGLLMIGGSFFVMMLAQTASAGGVKVTPLWLCSVYLIQTIGELTLSPVGLSLTTKLAPAKYASQMMGVWFLAVTAGSSVISLLQLVGAPTDTEWWFASQGAIAMAGGFAIFMYRKRVQPLMGGVH; via the coding sequence ATGGCGTCCAGCCTGACGAAGGACTCGGCGAGCAGCCCCGTCACCGAGAAGACCTTCCTCGGCCACCCCCGCGGCTTGGCCAACCTCTTCATGACCGAGATGTGGGAGCGGTACAGCTACTACGGCATGCGCGCCCTGCTCGTGCTGTACCTGTCGGCCGAGGTGGCCGAAGGCGGTCTCGGGTTCGAGGACGCGACCGCCATCGCGATCTACTCGGTCTACAACGCGATGGTGTACCTGCTCGCCCTGCCGGGCGGCTGGTTCGGTGACCGCGTCTGGGGCGCCCGCAAGACGGTCGCGGTGTCCGGCACGATCATCATGGTCGGCCACTTCCTGCTGGCCCTGCCCACGACGGTGTCGTTCTTCGTCGGCCTGGCGTTCATCGCCGCCGGCTCCGGACTGCTCAAGGCCAACATCTCCACGATGGTCGGCCACCTCTACCGGGACAAGAACGACCCGCGCCGCGACGGTGGCTTCACGATCTTCTACATGGGCATCAACGTCGGTGCCTTCGCCGCCCCGCTGACCATCGGCTGGGTCGGCCAGGAGGTCAACTGGCACTACGGCTTCGCGCTGGCCGGTGTGGGCATGGCCGTCGGCCTCGCCTTCTACTTCCTCGGCTTCCGCAACCTCGCGCCGGAGTCGAACCAGGTGCCGGCCCCGCTGTCGGAGACCGAGCGCGCGGGCCTCATCAAGCGGGCCGTGATCTGGCTGGCCGTCGCCGCCGTCGCGTACGGGCTCGTCGGCCTGAGCGGCTCGTTCACGATCGACTGGGTGCTGTGGCCGCTGACGATCCTGGGCCTCGCCCTGCCGACGTACTACCTGGTGCGAGTGCGGCGGGACAGCGACCTGGAGCCGGTCGAGCGCACCCGGATGTCGGCGTACGTCTGGTTCTTCGTGGCCGCCGCCGCGTTCTGGGCGATCTACGACCAGACCGGTTCGACGCTGACGCTGTTCGCCAAGGACAACACCGAGGGCTCGCTGTTCGGCTTCGACTTCCCGTCGAGCTGGTTCCAGTCGCTGAACCCGCTGTACGTGATGGCGCTCGCGCCGGTCTTCGCCTGGCTGTGGGTGGCGCTCTCGCGCCGCGGCAAGGAGCCGAGCACGCTCAGCAAGTTCGCGACCGGTCTGCTCATGATCGGTGGCTCCTTCTTCGTGATGATGCTGGCGCAGACCGCGTCCGCGGGCGGCGTCAAGGTCACCCCGCTGTGGCTGTGCTCGGTCTACCTCATCCAGACCATCGGTGAGCTGACCCTCTCCCCCGTCGGCCTGTCCCTGACGACGAAGCTGGCCCCGGCCAAGTACGCGTCGCAGATGATGGGCGTCTGGTTCCTCGCCGTGACCGCCGGCTCGTCCGTCATCTCGCTCCTCCAGCTGGTGGGCGCGCCGACCGACACCGAGTGGTGGTTCGCCAGCCAGGGCGCCATCGCGATGGCCGGCGGCTTCGCGATCTTCATGTACCGCAAGCGGGTCCAGCCGCTGATGGGCGGCGTGCACTAG
- a CDS encoding response regulator transcription factor, whose translation MTRVLLAEDDASISEPLARALRREGYEVEVREDGPSALDTGLKGAVDLVVLDLGLPGMDGLEVARRLRSEGHTVPILVLTARADEVDTVVGLDAGADDYVTKPFRLAELLARVRALLRRGAAEPSQQPPSTHGVRIDVESHRAWMGDEELQLTAKEFDLLRVLVRDAGRVVTRDQLMREVWDTTWWSSTKTLDMHISWLRKKLGDDAANPRYIATVRGVGFRFEKS comes from the coding sequence ATGACGCGTGTACTGCTCGCCGAGGACGACGCATCGATCTCGGAACCGCTGGCCCGCGCGCTGCGGCGCGAGGGGTACGAGGTCGAGGTGCGCGAGGACGGACCCAGCGCGCTCGACACCGGTCTGAAGGGCGCCGTCGACCTCGTCGTGCTCGACCTGGGCCTGCCCGGCATGGACGGGCTGGAGGTCGCCCGCCGGCTCCGCTCCGAGGGGCACACCGTGCCGATCCTCGTCCTGACGGCGCGCGCCGACGAGGTCGACACGGTCGTCGGCCTCGACGCCGGCGCCGACGACTACGTCACCAAGCCGTTCCGCCTCGCCGAGCTGCTCGCCCGCGTCCGCGCCCTGCTGCGGCGCGGCGCCGCCGAGCCCTCACAGCAGCCGCCGTCCACGCACGGCGTGCGCATCGACGTCGAGTCGCACCGCGCCTGGATGGGCGACGAGGAGCTCCAGCTCACCGCCAAGGAGTTCGACCTGCTGCGCGTCCTGGTCCGGGACGCCGGCCGGGTCGTCACCCGCGACCAGCTGATGCGCGAGGTCTGGGACACCACCTGGTGGTCGTCCACGAAGACCCTCGACATGCACATCTCGTGGCTGCGCAAGAAGCTCGGCGACGACGCGGCGAACCCCCGGTACATCGCGACCGTCCGCGGCGTCGGCTTCCGCTTCGAGAAGAGCTGA
- a CDS encoding adenylyltransferase/cytidyltransferase family protein: protein MSERRPYRVGYAPGAYDLFHIGHLNILRHARQQCDYLVAGVVSDEMAERAKGHRPVIPLIERLEIVRNIKYVDAAFVETVPDKLETWEQVRFDVLFKGDDWRGTARGERLERDFATVGVDVVYFPYTVHTSSTQLRRALDALTRQGPPQAQAAAEAVSVPEPAAGPGLAARPGG, encoded by the coding sequence ATGTCGGAGCGCAGACCGTATCGGGTGGGGTACGCGCCGGGGGCCTACGACCTGTTCCACATAGGCCACTTGAACATCCTCCGCCACGCCAGGCAGCAGTGCGACTACCTGGTCGCGGGAGTGGTGTCGGACGAGATGGCGGAGCGGGCCAAGGGCCACCGGCCGGTCATCCCGCTCATCGAGCGGCTGGAGATCGTCCGCAACATCAAGTACGTCGACGCGGCGTTCGTCGAGACGGTGCCGGACAAGCTGGAGACCTGGGAGCAGGTCCGGTTCGACGTCCTGTTCAAGGGCGACGACTGGCGCGGCACCGCCCGCGGCGAGCGTCTGGAGCGGGACTTCGCCACCGTCGGCGTCGACGTCGTGTACTTCCCGTACACCGTCCACACCTCCAGCACCCAACTGCGCCGGGCCCTGGACGCGCTGACGCGGCAGGGGCCGCCGCAGGCCCAGGCGGCGGCCGAGGCCGTCAGCGTGCCGGAGCCGGCCGCGGGCCCGGGGCTGGCGGCGCGGCCGGGCGGTTGA
- a CDS encoding lipopolysaccharide biosynthesis protein, protein MTHPHGGPAAAGAGPVDDEPDLLRDQFRQLLRYPRLMAGGVLLGLLGGAWLGYSTSDTYVATSDVVLRVPTEDPFNPTIAVEKTLDMNTERQAATSRRTAGRAADELGYEGDPAGFVSGLQVTNPPKSQVLRFSYTDDDPAESARRANALVAAYLADRREQTEQTRDTMIKGLQAQLDPVAKQHDELAEQLEGRSESDAEADYTVKANLLNRITELSNRISKLKALDVTPGKVIRTATPPTSSDGPGWALSLGLGGAVGIALGLLIAWVRLVFDPAARSEGDVARALRAPVLGSLPRTRDTDPLLTEDREESPLAEEYRSIAYRLAYDRRFADRRRLLVAAPRGSSRTAAAVAVNLAASFAETGKRVLIVEAELRRPSLENQLRAREVSRPAWTQDGETDAWPGGRRLTVDAGESGSFELVPGARVRNVARALTSPEMSRLVEEADDPGVTVIVLTPPVFAYADALALVDRVDGVLVVCDPRGVHRSQLARLRDLITGAGGTVLGTVMHRGQQSGGTRRGKGARGQSRGTAGAAAGAAGADAGRSDRDAAGRTDDRGAGGRRAGGGARTGAADGAAHDDPATTMALRAVSPPDRR, encoded by the coding sequence GTGACACACCCCCACGGCGGCCCCGCGGCCGCGGGCGCGGGGCCGGTGGACGACGAACCGGACCTGTTGCGCGACCAGTTCCGCCAGCTCCTGCGCTACCCGCGGCTGATGGCCGGCGGCGTGCTGCTGGGCCTGCTCGGCGGCGCCTGGCTCGGGTACAGCACCTCGGACACGTACGTGGCGACGAGCGACGTGGTGCTGCGGGTGCCCACGGAGGACCCCTTCAACCCGACGATCGCCGTCGAGAAGACCCTCGACATGAACACCGAGCGGCAGGCGGCCACGAGCCGGCGCACCGCCGGGCGGGCCGCCGACGAGCTGGGCTACGAGGGCGACCCGGCCGGGTTCGTCTCGGGCCTGCAGGTGACCAACCCGCCCAAGTCGCAGGTGCTGCGCTTCTCCTACACGGACGACGACCCGGCCGAGTCGGCGCGCCGCGCCAACGCGCTCGTCGCGGCGTACCTCGCCGACCGGCGGGAGCAGACCGAGCAGACCCGCGACACCATGATCAAGGGGCTGCAGGCGCAGCTCGACCCGGTCGCCAAGCAGCACGACGAGCTCGCGGAGCAGCTGGAGGGGCGTTCGGAGTCGGACGCCGAGGCGGACTACACCGTCAAGGCGAACCTCCTCAACCGCATCACCGAGCTCAGCAACCGCATCAGCAAGCTGAAGGCGCTCGACGTGACGCCCGGCAAGGTGATCAGGACGGCGACGCCGCCCACCTCGTCCGACGGCCCCGGGTGGGCGCTGTCCCTCGGGCTCGGCGGCGCCGTGGGCATCGCGCTCGGCCTGCTCATCGCCTGGGTGCGGCTGGTGTTCGACCCGGCGGCCCGCTCGGAGGGCGACGTGGCGCGGGCGCTGCGCGCCCCGGTGCTCGGCTCGCTGCCCCGCACCCGCGACACCGACCCGCTGCTGACGGAGGACCGCGAGGAGTCGCCGCTCGCCGAGGAGTACCGGTCCATCGCCTACCGGCTCGCCTACGACCGGCGGTTCGCCGACCGGCGGCGGCTGCTGGTGGCCGCGCCGCGCGGTTCCAGCCGCACGGCGGCGGCGGTGGCCGTCAACCTCGCCGCGTCGTTCGCCGAGACCGGCAAGCGCGTGCTGATCGTCGAGGCCGAGCTGCGCCGGCCGTCGCTGGAGAACCAGCTGCGGGCGCGGGAGGTGAGCCGCCCGGCGTGGACGCAGGACGGCGAGACGGACGCCTGGCCCGGCGGGCGGCGCCTGACCGTGGACGCCGGGGAGTCCGGCAGCTTCGAGCTGGTGCCCGGGGCGCGGGTGCGCAACGTGGCGCGGGCGCTGACGTCGCCGGAGATGTCGCGGCTGGTGGAGGAGGCCGACGACCCGGGGGTGACCGTGATCGTGCTGACGCCGCCGGTCTTCGCGTACGCCGACGCGCTCGCCCTGGTGGACCGGGTCGACGGCGTGCTGGTGGTGTGCGACCCGCGGGGCGTGCACCGCTCGCAGCTGGCCCGGCTGCGCGACCTCATCACCGGCGCGGGCGGCACGGTGCTCGGCACCGTCATGCACCGCGGCCAGCAGAGCGGGGGCACCCGGCGGGGCAAGGGGGCCCGCGGACAGTCGCGCGGCACGGCCGGGGCCGCGGCCGGCGCGGCCGGCGCGGACGCCGGCCGCTCGGACCGGGACGCGGCCGGCCGGACCGACGACCGGGGCGCGGGCGGCCGGCGCGCGGGCGGCGGCGCGCGTACGGGCGCGGCCGACGGGGCGGCGCACGACGACCCGGCCACCACGATGGCGCTGCGGGCGGTCTCACCCCCCGACCGCCGGTGA
- a CDS encoding GtrA family protein has translation MSEQSALRVRLEQLVREIAKFGLVGGIGLLVNMAAFNVLRQTTDLPVVRASLLATVIAIACNYVGFRHFTYRDRDKTRRTREASLFFAFSAAGMVIENGILYAATYGFGWDSPLQNNFFKFLGIGIGTLFRFWSYRTWVFRTIPGAGAAAGADDGEAGAATAGPAILEQRRPEESPAPVGPRVP, from the coding sequence GTGCGGCTGGAACAGCTCGTCCGTGAGATAGCGAAATTCGGTCTCGTCGGCGGTATCGGGCTGCTGGTGAACATGGCCGCCTTCAACGTGCTGCGCCAGACCACCGACCTGCCCGTCGTCCGGGCCAGCCTGCTGGCCACGGTGATCGCCATCGCGTGCAACTACGTCGGTTTCCGCCACTTCACCTATCGGGACCGGGACAAGACGCGGCGCACGCGTGAGGCGTCGTTGTTCTTCGCGTTCAGCGCCGCCGGAATGGTGATCGAGAACGGAATCCTCTACGCCGCGACCTACGGTTTCGGCTGGGACAGTCCGCTGCAGAACAACTTCTTCAAGTTCCTCGGGATCGGTATCGGGACGCTCTTCCGGTTCTGGTCGTACCGCACGTGGGTGTTCCGGACGATCCCGGGCGCCGGGGCCGCGGCCGGGGCGGACGACGGAGAGGCCGGGGCCGCCACGGCGGGCCCGGCGATCCTGGAGCAGCGGCGGCCCGAGGAGTCCCCGGCTCCGGTGGGCCCGCGCGTCCCCTGA
- a CDS encoding glycosyltransferase produces the protein MRDADQSDQEDTGRRRRRLLLVSTNYAPEHTGIGPYATQIAEHWAARGHETHVLAGMPHYPSWSVDPAYRGAWRRTERRAGVTVHRRRHTVPARQTAARRALFEASLLAHQLAAPPRMPRPDAVVAQLPSLAGGVVGARLAARWRVPYIPVVQDLMGAAAAQSGIEGGDRAAAAAARVEAYVLRRATLVGVIHETFTARVTALGVPAERVRAVPNWSHVAAPTRPREETRRRLGWGPAETVVLHSGNMGLKQGLEVLVATARLDPAVRVVLMGDGNQRAALERLAEGVPNLRFLPAVDDADFPEVLAAADVLAVTQRASVLDMSVPSKLTSYFATGRPVVASVADGGGTAEEVRRSGAGVLVPPEDPAALLAAVRELAADPVAAAERGAAGPRHVAAHLGRAAGLARYDALLDEALAATGAAAEGASR, from the coding sequence ATGCGGGACGCGGACCAGAGCGACCAGGAAGACACCGGCCGGCGACGTCGGCGTCTGCTGCTGGTGTCCACCAACTACGCGCCGGAGCACACCGGCATTGGCCCCTACGCGACGCAGATAGCCGAGCACTGGGCGGCCCGGGGCCACGAGACGCACGTCCTGGCCGGCATGCCGCACTACCCGTCCTGGTCGGTCGACCCGGCCTACCGGGGGGCGTGGCGGCGCACCGAGCGACGGGCGGGCGTGACCGTGCACCGCCGCCGGCACACCGTGCCGGCCCGTCAGACGGCGGCGAGACGGGCGCTGTTCGAGGCGTCGCTCCTCGCCCACCAGCTCGCCGCGCCGCCCCGGATGCCGCGCCCCGACGCGGTCGTCGCCCAACTGCCCAGTCTCGCGGGGGGCGTGGTGGGGGCCCGGCTCGCGGCCCGCTGGCGGGTGCCGTACATACCCGTCGTGCAGGACCTGATGGGGGCGGCGGCCGCGCAGAGCGGCATCGAGGGGGGAGACCGGGCGGCGGCGGCCGCGGCGCGCGTCGAGGCGTACGTGCTGCGCCGGGCCACGCTCGTCGGCGTCATCCACGAGACGTTCACGGCGCGGGTCACCGCGCTGGGGGTGCCGGCGGAGCGCGTGCGCGCCGTCCCGAACTGGTCACACGTGGCGGCCCCCACGCGACCGCGCGAGGAGACCCGCCGGCGGCTCGGCTGGGGCCCGGCCGAGACCGTCGTCCTGCACTCCGGCAACATGGGCCTCAAGCAGGGCCTGGAGGTGCTCGTCGCCACGGCCCGCCTCGACCCCGCGGTGCGCGTGGTGCTGATGGGCGACGGCAACCAGCGCGCGGCGCTGGAGCGGCTCGCCGAGGGCGTGCCCAACCTGCGGTTCCTGCCCGCCGTCGACGACGCCGACTTCCCCGAGGTGCTGGCCGCCGCGGACGTGCTGGCCGTGACGCAGCGGGCCTCGGTGCTCGACATGAGCGTGCCGTCCAAGCTGACCTCGTACTTCGCCACCGGCCGGCCGGTGGTCGCCTCGGTCGCCGACGGCGGTGGCACCGCCGAGGAGGTGCGGCGCTCCGGGGCGGGCGTCCTCGTGCCGCCCGAGGACCCGGCGGCCCTGCTGGCCGCCGTACGGGAGCTGGCCGCCGACCCGGTGGCGGCGGCGGAGCGGGGCGCGGCCGGACCGCGGCACGTGGCGGCCCACCTGGGCCGGGCGGCGGGGCTGGCGCGCTACGACGCGCTGCTCGACGAGGCGCTGGCGGCGACGGGCGCGGCGGCGGAAGGAGCGAGCAGGTGA
- a CDS encoding WcaF family extracellular polysaccharide biosynthesis acetyltransferase — MRDLSAFTLAGYDKGRGRLTQALWFAVLNLVFTTWWCPARLRVALLRAFGATIGEDVLIRHRVRVLWPWKLTVGDHTWIGEGAWLLNLEPVTLGAHVCVSQEALLCTGSHDHRAADFRYRNAPITVEDGAWIATRATVLAGTRVGRHAVVGAGAVLHQDLPELTLHTADGTRRPVEEPK, encoded by the coding sequence ATGCGCGACCTGTCCGCATTCACGCTGGCCGGGTACGACAAGGGCCGGGGCAGGCTGACGCAGGCCCTGTGGTTCGCCGTGCTCAATCTGGTGTTCACGACCTGGTGGTGTCCGGCCCGGCTGCGGGTGGCGCTGCTGCGCGCGTTCGGCGCGACGATCGGCGAGGACGTGCTGATCCGCCACCGCGTGCGCGTCCTGTGGCCGTGGAAGCTGACCGTCGGCGACCACACCTGGATCGGCGAGGGGGCCTGGCTGCTCAACCTGGAGCCGGTCACCCTCGGCGCGCACGTGTGCGTCTCCCAGGAGGCCCTGCTCTGCACGGGCAGCCACGACCACCGCGCGGCCGACTTCCGCTACCGCAACGCGCCCATCACGGTGGAGGACGGCGCCTGGATCGCCACCCGCGCCACCGTCCTCGCCGGCACCCGGGTCGGCCGCCACGCGGTCGTCGGCGCCGGCGCGGTCCTCCACCAGGACCTGCCCGAACTGACCCTGCACACCGCGGACGGCACGCGCCGGCCCGTCGAGGAGCCGAAGTGA